One genomic region from Manis pentadactyla isolate mManPen7 chromosome 12, mManPen7.hap1, whole genome shotgun sequence encodes:
- the ANGPTL8 gene encoding angiopoietin-like protein 8, whose amino-acid sequence MPMLTLCLLCALAAVARPASAAPVGRLEPAQHEELTLLFHGALQLGQALNGVYRTTEAQLTEARHNLDLYGHTLGLLGQEVSQGRDAAQELHTSLLEMQMEENALKLQAEAIAQALGEVAQGQQVLHESMQQLEVQLRDVWLDHARQEFEALKAHADKQSHTMWALMGHVQRQRQEMAEQQERLRQIQERLHTAALPA is encoded by the exons ATGCCCATGCTCACACTGTGCCTTCTGTGCGCCCTGGCAGCAGTGGCCCGGCCTGCTTCGGCGGCTCCCGTGGGCAGACTGGAGCCAGCGCAACATGAGGAGCTGACCCTGCTCTTCCATGGGGCCCTGCAGCTGGGCCAAGCCCTCAACGGTGTGTACAGGACTACGGAGGCACAGCTGACAGAGGCCAGGCACAACCTGGACCTCTATGGCCATACACTGGGGCTCCTGGGGCAGGAAGTCAGCCAGGGCCGGGATGCAGCCCAGGAGCTACACACAAGCCTATTGGAGATGCAG ATGGAGGAGAATGCTCTAAAGCTGCAAGCAGAAGCTATAGCCCAGGCTCTGGGAGAGGTGGCCCAGGGGCAGCAGGTGTTACATGAAAGCATGCAGCAGCTGGAAGTCCAACTGAGGGATGTTTGGCTGGACCATGCCCGCCAGGAATTTGAGGCCTTAAAG GCCCACGCTGACAAGCAGAGCCACACCATGTGGGCCCTCATGGGCCACGTGCAGCGACAGAGGCAGGAGATGGCAGAGCAGCAAGAGCGGCTACGACAGATCCAGGAGAG ACTCCACACAGCGGCACTCCCAGCCTGA